One Methylomarinovum tepidoasis DNA window includes the following coding sequences:
- a CDS encoding hydrogenase maturation nickel metallochaperone HypA → MHELSLAESLREIIETEAGRQGFSRVERVILQVGALSCVEPEAMRFCFDAVMAGSVAEGGVLEIVEVPGRGRCGGCGEAEMGALYDPCPGCGRPLEVVQGREIRLLELSVT, encoded by the coding sequence ATGCACGAGCTGTCCCTGGCTGAGAGCCTGCGCGAGATCATCGAGACCGAGGCCGGGCGTCAGGGTTTTTCCCGGGTGGAACGGGTGATCCTGCAGGTGGGCGCGCTTTCCTGCGTCGAACCGGAGGCGATGCGTTTCTGTTTCGATGCGGTCATGGCCGGCAGCGTCGCCGAGGGGGGGGTGCTGGAGATCGTCGAAGTCCCTGGCCGCGGCCGCTGCGGGGGCTGTGGAGAAGCGGAGATGGGGGCGCTTTACGATCCCTGCCCCGGATGCGGTCGTCCTCTGGAAGTCGTGCAGGGGCGGGAGATCCGCTTGCTTGAACTGTCAGTCACTTGA
- a CDS encoding hydrogenase maturation protease: MRTLILGYGNPGRGDDGLGPALVERLEFHGVAAVLETAMQLQPEHIFDLAACGRALLVDTGTGTPAPFTFEPLVPRRDASFTTHALSPWMLLALYEETLRRPPPPAFLLTIRGERFGLGEALSPAAVAHLGQAETFVHRWLADARAVPG; this comes from the coding sequence GTGAGGACGTTGATCCTCGGCTACGGCAACCCCGGCCGCGGTGACGACGGCCTGGGGCCGGCGCTGGTCGAGCGTCTCGAGTTCCACGGCGTGGCGGCGGTCTTGGAAACCGCCATGCAGCTTCAGCCGGAGCACATCTTCGATCTTGCCGCCTGCGGGCGGGCGCTGCTGGTGGACACCGGGACGGGGACGCCGGCTCCGTTCACCTTCGAGCCGCTGGTCCCGCGCCGCGACGCCAGTTTCACCACCCACGCCCTCAGTCCCTGGATGCTGCTGGCCCTCTATGAGGAAACCCTGAGACGCCCGCCGCCGCCCGCCTTTCTGCTCACCATCCGCGGAGAGCGCTTCGGGCTCGGGGAGGCGCTGTCGCCGGCGGCGGTGGCACACCTGGGACAGGCGGAAACCTTCGTCCACCGCTGGCTGGCCGATGCACGAGCTGTCCCTGGCTGA
- a CDS encoding Ni/Fe hydrogenase subunit alpha: MPERRYRHLETAANPKNLRRVAIDPVTRVEGHGKVTLLLDQDNRVRQARLHIVEFRGFEKFIQGRPYWEVPVLVQRLCGICPVSHLLAGAKAVDRLVGVDKIPPSAEKLRRLLHYGQVLQSHALHFFHLASPDLLFGFDSEAEKRNILELLRSDRFRDIALEGVRLRKFGQEVIRAVIGKRIHGVGPIPGGMNKHLSAADRARLEPQLDGVIAWARNGLELIRSFYLANADYHRRFAVIRSHFMALATEQGGHELYDGHIRVKGDDGRLLFDRLEDQRYTEFIHEQVKGWSYMKFPYLAALGPEEGWYRVGPLARINACDFIDTPLAERARQEFLRLDQGLPVQASLAYHWARMIEILHCAEKIRDLLADADLYAGELEARGEKRHEGIGVIEAPRGVLIHHYRIDDDGLVTQANLIVSTTHNNTAMNEAIRQVAAEYLSGRELTEPLLNRIEIAIRAYDPCLSCATHAIGKMPLEVELVDAEGRPLQRLVRHADGVVEAA, from the coding sequence ATGCCTGAACGACGCTACCGCCATCTGGAAACCGCCGCCAATCCAAAGAACCTGCGCCGGGTCGCCATCGATCCGGTCACCCGGGTGGAGGGGCACGGCAAGGTGACCCTGCTCCTGGACCAGGACAACCGGGTGCGCCAGGCCCGCCTCCACATCGTCGAGTTTCGCGGTTTCGAGAAGTTCATCCAGGGCCGACCCTACTGGGAGGTACCGGTGCTGGTGCAGCGGCTGTGCGGCATCTGCCCGGTCAGCCACCTTCTGGCCGGGGCCAAGGCGGTGGACCGGCTGGTGGGGGTGGATAAGATTCCCCCCAGCGCCGAGAAGCTGCGCCGCCTGCTCCACTACGGCCAGGTGCTCCAGTCCCACGCCCTGCACTTTTTCCACCTGGCCTCGCCGGATCTGCTGTTCGGCTTCGATTCCGAGGCGGAAAAGCGCAACATTCTGGAGCTTTTGCGCTCGGACCGTTTCCGCGACATCGCCCTGGAAGGGGTCAGGCTGCGCAAGTTCGGCCAAGAGGTCATCCGGGCGGTGATCGGCAAGCGCATCCACGGCGTCGGCCCCATCCCCGGTGGCATGAACAAACATCTGTCCGCCGCGGACCGGGCCCGTCTGGAACCGCAGCTGGACGGGGTGATCGCTTGGGCCCGAAACGGCCTGGAACTGATCCGCTCGTTCTATCTGGCCAACGCCGACTACCACCGCCGCTTCGCCGTCATCCGTTCCCACTTCATGGCCCTGGCGACCGAACAGGGGGGGCACGAGCTCTACGACGGCCACATCCGGGTCAAGGGCGACGACGGGCGGCTGCTGTTCGACCGGCTGGAAGATCAACGTTACACCGAGTTCATCCACGAACAGGTCAAGGGGTGGAGCTACATGAAGTTCCCCTATCTGGCCGCCCTGGGGCCGGAGGAGGGCTGGTACCGGGTCGGTCCCCTGGCGCGGATCAACGCTTGCGATTTCATCGACACCCCCCTGGCGGAACGGGCGCGGCAGGAATTCCTTAGGCTCGACCAGGGCCTGCCGGTACAGGCCTCGCTGGCCTATCACTGGGCGCGGATGATCGAAATCCTTCACTGCGCCGAGAAGATCCGCGACCTTCTCGCCGACGCCGACCTCTACGCCGGCGAGCTGGAGGCCAGGGGCGAGAAGCGCCACGAGGGCATCGGCGTGATCGAGGCCCCGCGCGGGGTGCTGATACATCACTACCGCATCGACGACGACGGCCTGGTGACCCAGGCCAACCTGATCGTCTCCACCACCCACAACAATACCGCCATGAACGAGGCCATCCGTCAGGTGGCGGCCGAGTATCTGAGCGGTCGGGAGCTGACCGAACCACTCCTCAACCGCATCGAAATCGCCATCCGCGCCTACGATCCCTGTCTTTCCTGCGCCACCCACGCCATCGGCAAAATGCCGCTGGAGGTGGAACTGGTGGATGCGGAAGGCCGGCCGCTGCAGCGCTTGGTGCGCCATGCCGACGGAGTGGTGGAAGCGGCGTGA
- a CDS encoding type II toxin-antitoxin system RelE/ParE family toxin: MITSFRCKETRALFEGGDPKRFRSIRKVAERKLTQLHNAATLDFLRAPPGNRLEKLSGDREGQWSIRINDQWRICFTWHEGEVRDVEITDYH; the protein is encoded by the coding sequence ATGATCACCTCGTTTCGATGCAAGGAAACCCGGGCGCTTTTCGAAGGCGGCGATCCCAAGCGCTTCCGTAGCATCCGGAAAGTCGCGGAACGCAAACTGACACAATTGCACAACGCCGCCACATTGGACTTCCTACGGGCACCACCGGGTAACCGCCTGGAGAAACTCAGCGGCGACCGGGAAGGTCAATGGAGTATCCGCATCAACGACCAGTGGCGTATCTGCTTCACCTGGCACGAGGGTGAAGTGCGGGACGTGGAAATCACCGATTATCATTGA
- a CDS encoding HigA family addiction module antitoxin: protein MIKNGMRPVHPGEVLREDYLKPLGLSVNALARALRVPPTRLHEIVNERRGITPDTALRLARYFGGDARSWLNLQAEYDLKIVEREKARQIEAEVSPRAA from the coding sequence ATGATCAAGAACGGCATGCGACCGGTTCATCCCGGCGAGGTTCTGCGGGAGGATTACCTGAAGCCCTTGGGGCTCAGCGTCAACGCTTTGGCCCGGGCGTTGCGCGTGCCACCGACACGGCTTCATGAAATCGTCAACGAACGTCGTGGCATCACGCCCGATACCGCCCTGCGTCTGGCCCGCTATTTCGGTGGCGACGCCCGCTCCTGGCTCAATCTGCAGGCGGAATACGACCTGAAAATCGTGGAACGGGAAAAAGCCCGCCAGATCGAGGCAGAGGTTTCGCCCCGGGCCGCCTGA